The DNA region AGAAACCTTTACTTAGCTCCTATCCTCCTGCCTATATTCCCCCTCGTCATTTAGTTAGTCATAATGCGACTCGCATTAGACCGAAATTCTTTTTGAAATCAGGTGATTTACGTCAGCAAGCATATGATGACTTGAGTAAATTTGAGGCTCCCCAATCTGGGATGCTAATCGCGGGGGGCTTTAGCTTTTCTCGCGCAGAGGTGATTCAAGAAGTCCCCCAAGATCCCAACATCTATTTTACAGATGAAGTCCCCTATGGGGTTCGGCTCTGGACCCATGGTTGGGATGTGTACAATCCCCATAAACCTGTTTGCTGGCATTTTTACAATTCCGGTGAAACACGCGTTCTCAATTGGTCTGACAACCCCACTTGGAACAAGCGCCAAAAACGTACCGAATCATATATTCGGCAGTTATTAGGAATGGAGCCCCAAGTCATTGATTTTGGGGAGTATGGCCTTGGTGAAGTTCGATCTTTGGCAGAATTGGAGCGCCGTCTTAATATCAATTTTGCCAAGTTTATGATTGGCGGAGAGACAAAGCTCAATACAATCCAACGGGATCGCCAGGCGAAAAAAGTCGGCATTAACCATAAATTACGAGAACGTGACATTCTTCTCTACTGCACTCAACCTCAACACCAACTCTCTGGAGAAGAAGAGTGGAAAGCTATTTTAACGGGAAGACTTGATTGGAAATATCTAATTGGACTTGCGATTAAACATGGTGTTTTTCCACTCCTTTTTCAGCGTCTGCAAGCACTCGATATTCTGGCTGATTTACCAAAACATACTCAACAGGAACTTAAACAAGAGTACCGTTCTCACATCATCCGAAATTCTAATTATGAGCAAGAATTAGCGAGTCTAGTGCAGTTACTGGATACTCACCAAATTTCAGTTTTAGCCTACAAAGGGCCATCTTTGGCGATCGCCGCTTATGGTGACCTGCTCGCGCGTCAGTTCAGTGATCTGGATTTATTGGTTGCTCCTGAATATTTCGAGGAAGCAAAAAATATTTTGACAAAAGTTGGCTATCGTTTGCTGACCCCCCATACCGATCATGCTTTCGACTTAGTACTCCGAAATCATCAGAGTCGTATGGCAATTGATTTACATCGTGCAGCAGTACCAAGTTTCTATGGGTTCTCCTGCCGTTTTGAAGACTTGTTAGAGAATGCCCATTCCCTACAACTTGTAGATCAGACGGTGATGATGCCTTCCCCTGAAGATCTGCTGTTGCTGCTAAGCATTCATGGGCTAAAAGATCGATGGCGTAAGCTTATTTGGCTGCGGGATTTATATGAGATTATCCATTCCACACCAGATCTTGATTGGGATTATATCTGGTGGCGATCGCATCAGTTAGGTGTCAAACGAGCATTGCAATTAGGACTCAAGTTTTCAGCCCAGATCTTAGACTGGGAACTACCAAAATCTGTCCAGGCTCAGTCCGACTATGATCTGACATGGCATTTACAGTACCTAAATAATCAGCTTTTTGAAGTTCAGAATAAACCAGTTTCATTCAAAACAATAAAAGAAGATATTCGATTAGATTTACAAATCCGAGAACGCTGGCGTGATCGTTTCACCTATATTCTGAAACGCATATTTGCCCCAAGTTGGCGTGACCAAAATTTAGTCAAACTGCCAAAATCTTTCTCCTTTATCTATTGGTTTATCCGTCCTTTCTATGTTGTAACGCGCATTTTTTCTAGCTAAAACAATCAATATCGCAGTCATTTAACTATTGTTCCAAGATGCGAATATTGCAACTTGAATTTCAACATCAAGCTTTACTGATCGAAACAAATAATCTATCGATTGAGCAGTTTGTACTGAGCATATTTGATCATCTTTTATCTGATTCACAGAGCAACCCTATCGCAAAGTTTTCGGCCATACAAAGTCAGTCAGAGTATGAGTTAAGTCAATTAATACAAGGTGATTCAAAATTAGTTTTCAGCACATCACAACTAGATGTATTTACTACACAACTCAAATATCATCTAGTTACAACACTACTTGAAAACACGTCCCAGTTTTTGTGGTTTCATGCTGCTGCTGCTGCCAAAAACAATGAAGCTATCTGGTTGTTGGCTCCACCTGGAGGCGGCAAAAGCTCTATTGTCTTATTGCTAGTACAAGAAGGATGGCAATATCTAAGTGATGATGTTGTTGCTCTTGATCTTGTGACGAATCAGCTCATTGGCTTTCCTCAAACTCCACGTCCTCGGAAGTCGATCAATAAGTGGATTCAGGATAAAAATCAGATTAACTCGATAGCGAAAGAAATCGTCACTATTCCAATAGAAAAGGTACAGGCAAGTCCTTGTGAAGTTAAGGGAATAGTATTTTTAAAATATCATTCAGAATCTACAATAGCTTTAGAAAAACTATCTTCAAGTCAGGCTGTTATAAAGCTACTTGAGCAGACAATTAATTTTCCCTTACACAAACAATCTGCAATGAATGCACTAGTTGATTTATCTGCTCAGACTCAAGCTTATCAACTTGATTATGACAATCGTAATGCGGCATTTTTAGCGTTAATACAATGTTTTGACTGAGTTATATATTTTAGATTTTGCTCTCCATAAAAAATCCATTCATTATACGAATGGATTTACTGAACCATAAATTTATTTTGATAGCTGACTACTCAGGAGAATTGATTAAACCAGGGTGATCCGAGGGGCGATCGCCGGGCGCATCCCAGAAAAAACGACGCTCAGATTCAGCAATTGGTTTGTCGTTAATACTTGCTTCGCGGCGACGCATCAAACCGGCTTCATCAAATTCCCAGTTTTCATTGCCATAGGCGCGATACCATTGCCCTGCATCATCCTGCCATTCGTACTGAAAACGTACTGCAATACGATCATCGCCATAGGCCCACAATTCTTTTACAAGACGATAATTTAGTTCTTTATCCCACTTACGGCGCAAAAACTCACGGATTTTCTCGCGACCCTGAAACACTTCAGCTCGATTACGCCAGAAACTATCTTCCGTATATGCCATACAAACCTTATCTGGGTTGCGACCATTCCATGCATTTTCCGCCATCCGTACTTTGGCGATCGCAATCTCTCGGGTAAAAGGAGGGACTAAAGGCGTTGTCATCGTTGAGCTTCCCCAATAAATTCAAAAAAATGACGGTCTGTATCATGACCGCCTCTCATTTTCGTTGCAACTAAAGTCTGCGCGTTAATGTCTTATTACTTCTTCACCACTCATAAGTTCATCATGACTACATGACAACTTAAAGATAAGTAAATACAATGTATTTGCCAGATAACTGTCAATCTCAATTCAACCTCTAATAGCCCAAGAAAAATGGGATGCGAGCGCTATGTATATCAGAACAAGAAAGATCAAGGCGATCGCCAAAAGTGTGATCAGCAGCTTGGCAAAATGGGCGAAATGCTCCAAGATAATCTTGCGTAAGTATGAAAAAAGCTTCAATCGATTTTTCTAGCACTTGTCGGAACCTTTGCAACATTAAAGATCAACGCTCTAGCATTCAGAACGAGGCAAATCGATGACAGAATCAAACTACGAAATCATTATTCCGGAAAACATCGAAGACTTAGTTATCCAAGAAGAGTTTTTCTATCTCCTACAAGATGGCAAAAAACGTAAAATAAGATTGCATGACTACAAGGAACTATATAGTATTCCTCGTTTATACCAATCCATAATGGAGCAACAACAAGAACAATCTCATATTGTTTTGCCTTCTTTACTCAAGGAGTATATTGTTAGTTCTGGGAAAAAAATGGAGGATTTGACGATACTGGAAGTTGGAGCTGGCAGTGGAGCAGTCGGTAAAACATTGTCAGATTTCGGCGTTAAATCTATTGTTGGTATTGACATTGTTCCTGAAGCAAAAGAAGCCGTGGATAGAGACTATCCAGATGTCTATAGCAGCTACTACATTGAGGACTTAAATAATCTAAGCCCAAAAACAAAAGAAGCATTAATTCAACAAAAGTTTGATTGCATTGTTTGTGGTTCCGCACTTGGGTTCAACCATATTCCAGCTAAGACGTGGGCAAAGGCATTTAATGTAATTGCTCCTAATAGTTGGATCGCCTTTAATGTCCAAAACGAACGCTGGGAAAATGAAGGAACAGACTCTTTCGTTGCATGGCATCCTTGGGTGAGTGATGAGAATATTCTCAATATTACTAAAACGCACAAGTACCGTCATCGATTCTATTTGGATGGTCGTCCTTTGTACTATGTCGCCATTATTGGAACAAAAGTGGGTAATATACCAAACAGCTGATTTGACAATAAAAAAGTAAATTTAAAATTCTAGTTGTAATCCTTGCTACTAGAATTTTAAATTTGCGTAGCGAAAGAAATTTTTTCTGTTCACGGAGCAAGCTGTGTCAAAACAAAAAAAACAATCTTACCGTAACAGCTGTCTTACACCTATTTATCAGAATATAGCCTATTTTTTTGAAGATACAGCTCAGGTGAGGCAATACTATGAAGGCAAGGTTAGTGTAGGACGATATGGAAGGTATGATAATCCTAATTGGCTAGAGTTCGAAAATAAAATAGCAGCTCTTGATAATTATGAGAGTGCCCTGATTTTTTCATCTGGAATGAATGCTATTACTACCACAGCCTGTGCCCTACTGGAACAGAATGACACTTTAGCGTATACAGGAAGATGCTATAGAAAAACCAAACAGCTCTTTCGCCAAATCTTACCAAAATGGGGAATCAAGACAATATCAATAAATCCTACTAATAATGATAATAATTTCTCGAATAAGTGTTTAGAAAATGCAAAAATGGTATTTCTTGAAATGCCATCAAACCCTCATCTATACTTGGTAGATATTACGAAGATTAAAAGAAAAATGCACGCTGATGCATTATTAGTTGTCGATAGCACGCTTTCCACGCCATTGAATTTCCAAGCACAAAAATGGGGGGCCGATCTGACAATTCATAGCTGTAGCAAATATATTGGCGGTCATGGAGATGTCTTGGCCGGAAGTGTGGCTGGTTCAAAAGACTTAATTGAACATATTCGAAACTACCGAAATATTATGGGAGGAGTTACCGCTCCTAACACAGCTTCTTTGCTCAATCGAAGTTTGGAAACTTTAGAGATTAGAATGCAGCATTTTAATACAGTTGGCTTGGAAATAGCCGAGTATTTATATCATCATCATCAAGTCAAACAAGTTTTCTATACAGGTCTTAAAACTCATCCTCATCACCACTTGGCAAAAAAATATTTAACTGGACATGGAGGAGTGATTTCTTTTGAATTGGATATGAATGAGAAAGCAACCTCAAAATTTGTAGATGCTCTGCAAATTCCTTGCATGGGAAGCAATTTTGGCTCAGGTCAAGCCATGATTGAGCAGTGTAGCATTTTCACTTACTACAATCTTTCTCCACAAGAACGACAAGACATAGGGATTAGTGACAGTTTGGTTCGACTCAGTATTGGTTATGGGAACAGTGATGCTTTGATTGAGGATATTGATAAAGCTCTAGAAATTGCGAATCATTAAACTGTCAAAATTCACAGCAGAAATATCAACTAGGATGATCGCCTGTATTTTCTGGGATAATCCGCCAAGTTTCATCTCAATATTTCGCTAAGTGCATCTTGCTCTTATCGCCTCAAATAGTCAAAGGAAAATCTGAAATGCTTGCCATCTGTCTTTACACAAAAACCAAATCACAAATTTTTGGGCCACCATATAGATAGGGGAAGAGCGGACATTTTTTAGTGGCCGTTGGTTTGGAGTGTCGTTATGGTTTCCCCTAGTTCTCACTCGCCGGAGCAGTCCCCGCCCCGCAAAAGCAAAACATTATTAATCCGTCTGTTCCTTTGGATTAAGCGGTTTCTCGATGAGCGGAAATTGCCTTATGTTGCGAACCAGGCTTGCCGAGTGTATTTCAGAAAGGAAAAGTCCAGCCGTCGCAAATGCCAAAGTATTCTACAAACCCGTATTGAACTAGACGGTAAGCAACTCAAGCATTTCTTACAAACGTCTATTGGGCGGCAAATTCTAGCAAAATTATCTCCTTTATTCCATTTCCCAGATCAGCCGAATTCGGCCCATGGTTTACGACAACTATTTGTAGATATGGCAGGGAAACAAGAAGGTATTTCATTACTGCATCTTTTGCGTCTTGTCCCAGAACAGATGCAGATTAATATCGATCAACTAATGGCGACGGCAGCCAAAATTCAGACTTTGGTTAACCATACGAATCAACTCCTTGGAGAAGTAAAGACAATCGCCACCAAAAATATCCATGAGGATCAAGTCAACCGTTTTGCAGAACTCCCAGATCTAAGAGAATCAGGAAAATACGCTGTCTTCATTAATGAATTGGAAGGTGTTGCCAAAACATTGCTTTACCAGCCAGAACCATTACCAGAGAAGACTTTTGTTATTGCTCTCTCCCATGGTTTAGGGGCAATGCCAGAGGATTTAGAAGCCTTTGCTATCCATTTAGCTTCCCATGGCTATCTAGTGGTAACTCCTCAACATCATGGTAGCAACAGTGATCGCCTTAAATTGATGCTACAAGGGGAAGTTGACGAGGTTTTTCCCTTTTCAGAGTTCGGCGATCGCCCCCATAGAATTACAGAAATCTTAGATCAACTAGAACACCTCAATAAAAAGCAATTTGAAGGCAAGCTACATCTTTTGGAAGTTGGGGTGATGGGGCATTCCTTTGGGGCGTATACTGCCTTAACTTTAGCTGGGGCAACTATTCAATTTGACCATTTAGAACTCGCCTGTGGTGAAAATAGCAGTGAGCCTAATATTTCATTACTCTTGCAATGCCAAGCATTAGGATTTCAGCAAGAACTGCAAGACCTAAACGATCCAAGGGTGAGCTGTATTTGTGTCTGGGACTTTGTTGGCAGCGAAATTTTTGGTCAACAAGGATTAACTCCAGTGAATATTCCCGTTATGGCGATCGCTGGAAGTCATGATATTACGACTCCCTTTGCTCTAGAACAAATTCGTCTATTTCGATGGTTGCAAACAGAACAAACATATCTAGTAGTCATGGATGGGAAGCTCCATGTCCAGAATTTACGCAAATGGACTCAGGCAGCAGGCTTAAAAATCACGGTTACTTCGCCCCACAAACCATCAGTTCAACAAACAATTTTCACACAAAATATCCAAGCCCTAAGCTTGGCATTTTTTAATGCCTATCTCCTTGGGCAGACAGATTATACTCAATATCTCTGTGCAAACTATGGCAAATACTTAGGGCGATCGCCTCGCAATCTTTATATGCTCACCAATGAAGACAAAGCGCAGTTTAAGGTTGAGGATTCTTCAATATTTTTGCCTACATAGATTAGTTGCACAATAGTTCAGCTATCATTGTGCGAATCCCAGAAGAAACGAATATTAGATTTATTCATCAGTTTTGCATTCGATCAAAATACTCCAATTCATCTTGAAAACCCGTCCAAAACATTAAAAAAACATAAACGCAAAAAATAAGACTTCATCAATTAGAGATGCTTTATGAAGCTTTTATCCTTGATCCCCAAACTTTTTAAGGAAAAACACTTAGTCAAATTTGCTATCCAATGTCATTTTTAAAGATTGCGTTAAAGTTGCATATTCAATCGTTACATACCACCTTATTTATAATCAGCAAAAGTTATAATGTAAACATGTTCTAGCAAAGCATTGAGAGTTGATGAATTCCAGGAAAAGAATTTCATCTAAAGTCTATGCTGTGTCAGCTTGTTCCTGAAATAAAATTAAGTCTGTCACAAAATTAGCACTTAAATATTTTGATTTCCTGTGAAATCTCACTGCTTTTCTTTATGTTCTTATTGGATTATTTGTTGTTGTTTGGATCACAAAAAGAAGTAGGTATCTGACAACAATCAACTTTGTGGAATAGCGTCCTCTGCTCTTCTCCTATTTTTTAGTGCAAAACTGGCGTTGTTCTATAGGGTTGACAACAATTTTCTATTGCAAAAATCATCTCTACTGATTTAGGGAAACGGCTACGTCGTTTCTAGGATCGATGACTCAATTTTTAAGTGATATCAATCAAGCGAATGTTTTAGGGGCTACGGTTCCAGATGTGCTTGATATGGGCTGCGATCGCCACCCAAATATTTTGGCGTTAAATCGTTATGCTGAGCGGCAATGGCAGACTTGCTCTAATCTCATGTTTCGCCGCAGGGTGGAAGAACTAGCTCTTGGATTTTCTGTGCTGGCTCTAGAAAAAGGCGATCGCCTGGCGATGTTAATGCATAGCGATTTTCCGTTTGCGTTGGTTGACTTTGCGTCACTGCTGGCAGGATTTGTAAATGTGCCAATTGATTTGACCCAGACTATTGAAAATATCTTCTATTGTCTTAATCATTCGGAAGCCAAAGCACTCGTGATTTCGGATCTGAAATTGCTTGATCAGCTTCTTCCTTATTTAGCTCAGGCAGAGTTTTTGCGCTGGATTATTGTGGCAAATACCGATGAAGATTGGGAAGAAAAGCGGGAAAAGCGCTTGCAGTCTGAAGACGCATCCAAATCTATGGCCATTGCGCCGAATGCTTGTTTGCACCTATCCCAGTTTTTGACTGGAGAGAGTTCTCACACCCATCAGCCAACAGTGCAAAGTTGGCCACACCGTTGTATTGGCTTATTGTCTCTAGATGAATTGCAAACTCCAGGCGAAAAATTGTGGTCAGAGGAGGCGATCGCCCCGTTAAAGGATCAGCTACAGCCCAAGGATTTGGCGACGATTATTTATATTGCCAGCGAAGATAGACAACCCAAGGGGGTCATGCTCAGCCATGAAAATATGACGAGCAATGCCTTAACTGCTTTCAGTAGCTATCCCAACCTAAAAACTGGTGACGCTGAAACGGTTTTACTCTTTTTGCCATTGACCCATATTTTTGCGCGGGTCTTTCTATATGGGCATTTGGCCTATGGTCATAGTCTGTATTTCTCTAGTCCGACTCGTCTCATTCGTCATCTGCGGATGATTAATCCCACTATTTTGATTACGGTGCCGCGTCTCCTCGAAAAAATCTATGAGCGTGTCCTTGCAAAAGTAGACTTATTTGAGACAAAGGGTCTAAAAAATCAGCTTAAATCGACGGCTTTAAAACAAGCTGTTCGTCTAGCTCACCGTTATGATGTCTCGGCTCCTCCAAGAGGATTAGCCCAAATGCCTTGGGAGATTTCCCGAAAATGGGTATTTAGTCAGTGGCAAGATGTTTTTGGCACCAAGTTACACGCTCTGATTTGCGGTGGTGCGGCTCTCAAACCGGAATTAGTGAATTTCTTTAATGGATCTGGAATCCCAGTGATCCAAGGCTATGGTCTGACGGAAACCAGTGGCGTAGTTTGTTACAACCGCAAAGATAATCACCGGGCAGATACGGTCGGTCTGCCGATGCCTTTTACTGAGATCAAAATTGCGGGCGATCGCGAAATTCTGATTAAAGCACCGTTTGTGATGCAAGGCTATTACAAAGATCCTGTGGGTACTGCCCAAGTGATGGAAGATGGCTGGTTGCATACCGGTGATATTGGTGGGTTGACTCCGGAAGGCTTCTTACGGATCAAAGGCGTCAAAAAAGCACAGTTCAAACTGGCGACGGGCAAATATGTTTCCCTGAAGCCCTTAGAAAATGCGGTGCAAGCATCTGAACTGGTGCAATGGGCGATCGCCGTGGGCATGAACCAAAAGTTTTGCGGGATGTTGATTTTCCCAGAACGCAATGCCCTAATCGAACTCCTGAATGCCAATCATATTGATTACGATTTGGACGATCCGCAGATTATTGCGCTGTACCAAAACTTGGTGAACCAAGCGAATTGTCATCTGCCCTATTGGTCGAATATTCGTAAATTCACCTTGATGGAACAGGACAT from [Leptolyngbya] sp. PCC 7376 includes:
- a CDS encoding long-chain fatty acid--CoA ligase, producing MTQFLSDINQANVLGATVPDVLDMGCDRHPNILALNRYAERQWQTCSNLMFRRRVEELALGFSVLALEKGDRLAMLMHSDFPFALVDFASLLAGFVNVPIDLTQTIENIFYCLNHSEAKALVISDLKLLDQLLPYLAQAEFLRWIIVANTDEDWEEKREKRLQSEDASKSMAIAPNACLHLSQFLTGESSHTHQPTVQSWPHRCIGLLSLDELQTPGEKLWSEEAIAPLKDQLQPKDLATIIYIASEDRQPKGVMLSHENMTSNALTAFSSYPNLKTGDAETVLLFLPLTHIFARVFLYGHLAYGHSLYFSSPTRLIRHLRMINPTILITVPRLLEKIYERVLAKVDLFETKGLKNQLKSTALKQAVRLAHRYDVSAPPRGLAQMPWEISRKWVFSQWQDVFGTKLHALICGGAALKPELVNFFNGSGIPVIQGYGLTETSGVVCYNRKDNHRADTVGLPMPFTEIKIAGDREILIKAPFVMQGYYKDPVGTAQVMEDGWLHTGDIGGLTPEGFLRIKGVKKAQFKLATGKYVSLKPLENAVQASELVQWAIAVGMNQKFCGMLIFPERNALIELLNANHIDYDLDDPQIIALYQNLVNQANCHLPYWSNIRKFTLMEQDIPESFMNADGTLSRSQVYLRFASDINKLYQSSKSKDDAMEKPTDLFTPQACPTFAQSLMHS
- a CDS encoding class I SAM-dependent methyltransferase, with amino-acid sequence MTESNYEIIIPENIEDLVIQEEFFYLLQDGKKRKIRLHDYKELYSIPRLYQSIMEQQQEQSHIVLPSLLKEYIVSSGKKMEDLTILEVGAGSGAVGKTLSDFGVKSIVGIDIVPEAKEAVDRDYPDVYSSYYIEDLNNLSPKTKEALIQQKFDCIVCGSALGFNHIPAKTWAKAFNVIAPNSWIAFNVQNERWENEGTDSFVAWHPWVSDENILNITKTHKYRHRFYLDGRPLYYVAIIGTKVGNIPNS
- a CDS encoding PLP-dependent transferase, which translates into the protein MSKQKKQSYRNSCLTPIYQNIAYFFEDTAQVRQYYEGKVSVGRYGRYDNPNWLEFENKIAALDNYESALIFSSGMNAITTTACALLEQNDTLAYTGRCYRKTKQLFRQILPKWGIKTISINPTNNDNNFSNKCLENAKMVFLEMPSNPHLYLVDITKIKRKMHADALLVVDSTLSTPLNFQAQKWGADLTIHSCSKYIGGHGDVLAGSVAGSKDLIEHIRNYRNIMGGVTAPNTASLLNRSLETLEIRMQHFNTVGLEIAEYLYHHHQVKQVFYTGLKTHPHHHLAKKYLTGHGGVISFELDMNEKATSKFVDALQIPCMGSNFGSGQAMIEQCSIFTYYNLSPQERQDIGISDSLVRLSIGYGNSDALIEDIDKALEIANH
- a CDS encoding DUF1348 family protein yields the protein MTTPLVPPFTREIAIAKVRMAENAWNGRNPDKVCMAYTEDSFWRNRAEVFQGREKIREFLRRKWDKELNYRLVKELWAYGDDRIAVRFQYEWQDDAGQWYRAYGNENWEFDEAGLMRRREASINDKPIAESERRFFWDAPGDRPSDHPGLINSPE
- a CDS encoding GlcNAc-transferase family protein, translated to MKSMLDARIFIQIAAYRDLELVPTVKDAIAQAAKLERLSFGICWQYADSELYYVELLKDIPNCRVESIPAKQSQGLGWARHKTQQLWDSEEYSLQIDAHMRFAPRWDEQLIEMLAQCPSEKPLLSSYPPAYIPPRHLVSHNATRIRPKFFLKSGDLRQQAYDDLSKFEAPQSGMLIAGGFSFSRAEVIQEVPQDPNIYFTDEVPYGVRLWTHGWDVYNPHKPVCWHFYNSGETRVLNWSDNPTWNKRQKRTESYIRQLLGMEPQVIDFGEYGLGEVRSLAELERRLNINFAKFMIGGETKLNTIQRDRQAKKVGINHKLRERDILLYCTQPQHQLSGEEEWKAILTGRLDWKYLIGLAIKHGVFPLLFQRLQALDILADLPKHTQQELKQEYRSHIIRNSNYEQELASLVQLLDTHQISVLAYKGPSLAIAAYGDLLARQFSDLDLLVAPEYFEEAKNILTKVGYRLLTPHTDHAFDLVLRNHQSRMAIDLHRAAVPSFYGFSCRFEDLLENAHSLQLVDQTVMMPSPEDLLLLLSIHGLKDRWRKLIWLRDLYEIIHSTPDLDWDYIWWRSHQLGVKRALQLGLKFSAQILDWELPKSVQAQSDYDLTWHLQYLNNQLFEVQNKPVSFKTIKEDIRLDLQIRERWRDRFTYILKRIFAPSWRDQNLVKLPKSFSFIYWFIRPFYVVTRIFSS
- a CDS encoding alpha/beta hydrolase, whose translation is MVSPSSHSPEQSPPRKSKTLLIRLFLWIKRFLDERKLPYVANQACRVYFRKEKSSRRKCQSILQTRIELDGKQLKHFLQTSIGRQILAKLSPLFHFPDQPNSAHGLRQLFVDMAGKQEGISLLHLLRLVPEQMQINIDQLMATAAKIQTLVNHTNQLLGEVKTIATKNIHEDQVNRFAELPDLRESGKYAVFINELEGVAKTLLYQPEPLPEKTFVIALSHGLGAMPEDLEAFAIHLASHGYLVVTPQHHGSNSDRLKLMLQGEVDEVFPFSEFGDRPHRITEILDQLEHLNKKQFEGKLHLLEVGVMGHSFGAYTALTLAGATIQFDHLELACGENSSEPNISLLLQCQALGFQQELQDLNDPRVSCICVWDFVGSEIFGQQGLTPVNIPVMAIAGSHDITTPFALEQIRLFRWLQTEQTYLVVMDGKLHVQNLRKWTQAAGLKITVTSPHKPSVQQTIFTQNIQALSLAFFNAYLLGQTDYTQYLCANYGKYLGRSPRNLYMLTNEDKAQFKVEDSSIFLPT